A stretch of the Paenibacillus dendritiformis genome encodes the following:
- a CDS encoding glycosyltransferase family 2 protein: MYYVIIVNSIYFGIMLFSFKSIFSIVRRKRYALRSNLAGSEHVPPVSLLVPAYNEELTIIENVKSLMTLNYPTYEIIVVNDGSSDNTLQVMIEEFGMYRMDNLAVRYAVNCTKFRGVYYNPEYPNLYLIDKANGGKADSLNAGINFSHYPLISSIDADSLLEKDSLIQMANLYMSNPEEYVAIGGNVRIANGCKIENGTVTEVRLPKKWWPMFQTLEYLKAFLGGRIGWGAINGLIIVSGAFGLFRKDYVIKVGGYREGYPGEDMNIIIKLHRYMLENKLPYRVAFCPEAVCWTQAPDTYHILSNQRKRWGRGNLKNMIENYDMAFRPKYKVFGLLSMPYTILFEALNPYFKVTGLLALIGYAFLDMTQWPIVLIFMLINFLSGMLLAIGSLLLEEIAFKRYPRISDLFRMLAFSVLMFFGYRQLGGLWRIQGHIQYFQNNNSWGAMTRQSWQEESKPVKSA; the protein is encoded by the coding sequence ATGTACTACGTCATTATTGTCAACTCTATTTATTTCGGCATAATGCTGTTTTCTTTTAAGAGCATTTTCTCGATTGTTCGCCGCAAGCGCTATGCGCTGCGCAGCAATCTGGCGGGCTCGGAGCATGTACCGCCGGTATCGCTGCTCGTGCCGGCCTATAACGAAGAATTGACGATTATCGAAAATGTGAAGTCGCTTATGACGCTTAACTATCCGACCTATGAGATCATCGTCGTCAATGACGGCTCCAGCGACAATACGCTGCAGGTGATGATCGAGGAGTTCGGGATGTACCGCATGGACAATCTGGCCGTGCGCTACGCGGTCAATTGCACGAAGTTCCGGGGCGTCTATTACAATCCGGAATATCCGAATCTGTATCTTATCGACAAGGCGAATGGCGGGAAGGCCGACTCGCTCAACGCGGGGATCAACTTCTCCCACTATCCGCTCATCTCGTCGATCGACGCCGACTCGCTGCTGGAGAAAGACTCGCTTATTCAAATGGCGAACCTGTACATGTCCAATCCGGAGGAGTATGTCGCCATCGGAGGCAATGTGCGGATCGCCAATGGCTGCAAAATCGAGAACGGCACCGTCACCGAGGTGAGACTGCCGAAGAAGTGGTGGCCGATGTTCCAGACGCTGGAGTATTTGAAGGCGTTCCTCGGCGGCCGGATCGGCTGGGGCGCAATCAACGGGCTGATTATCGTCTCGGGCGCGTTTGGCCTGTTCCGCAAGGATTATGTCATCAAGGTTGGCGGGTACCGCGAAGGGTATCCGGGCGAGGACATGAACATCATTATCAAGCTGCACCGCTATATGCTGGAAAATAAACTGCCGTACCGCGTCGCGTTCTGCCCGGAAGCGGTCTGCTGGACGCAGGCGCCGGATACGTATCATATTTTGTCCAATCAGCGCAAGCGCTGGGGACGCGGCAATCTGAAAAACATGATCGAGAACTACGACATGGCGTTCCGTCCGAAGTACAAAGTATTCGGCTTGCTCTCGATGCCGTATACGATTTTGTTCGAGGCGCTGAATCCGTATTTCAAGGTCACGGGCTTGCTCGCCTTGATCGGCTATGCCTTCCTGGATATGACGCAGTGGCCGATCGTGCTTATCTTCATGCTGATTAACTTCCTGTCCGGCATGCTGCTTGCCATCGGTTCGCTGCTGCTGGAGGAGATCGCCTTCAAGCGATATCCGCGGATTAGCGATCTGTTCCGTATGCTCGCATTCAGCGTGCTCATGTTCTTCGGCTATCGCCAGTTGGGAGGTCTATGGCGGATTCAAGGCCATATTCAATATTTCCAGAACAACAACTCGTGGGGGGCGATGACCCGCCAGAGCTGGCAAGAGGAGAGCAAGCCGGTCAAGTCGGCTTGA
- the uvsE gene encoding UV DNA damage repair endonuclease UvsE — protein sequence MLVRFGYVAMSMVVANASPSRTMTFKRFQALPDREAALRKLERIAAENLHNTLRLLKHNRAHDIRLYRMSSKLIPLATHEALADWDPFPALRDGFAAVGDYAKRHGMRLSFHPDHFTVLSTTRKEVLESSKRDLGFHLRMLQAMGLDARAKNNIHIGGAYGNKRAAGERFVRHAEALPEDLLRRLTLENDDKTFTAAETLAVCERVGLPMVLDIHHHQVNNEGEPLEELWPRIAKTWQTPYAQADAPPDDPLPPKIHVSSPKSEKDIRGHADEVDVGPLLDFLRVAAAHTQRLDVMIEAKHKDKALFKLMDDLAACEGEGVAIADQASVRIEP from the coding sequence ATGCTTGTCCGATTCGGGTACGTGGCCATGTCGATGGTGGTGGCGAACGCATCCCCGTCGCGCACAATGACGTTTAAGCGCTTCCAGGCGCTGCCCGATCGCGAGGCAGCGCTGCGCAAGCTGGAGCGAATTGCGGCGGAGAATCTGCATAATACCCTTCGGCTGTTGAAGCATAACCGCGCGCATGATATCCGGCTGTACCGGATGTCCTCGAAGCTCATTCCGCTGGCGACCCACGAGGCGCTGGCCGATTGGGATCCGTTCCCGGCGCTGCGGGACGGTTTCGCGGCTGTCGGCGATTATGCGAAGCGGCACGGCATGCGCCTGTCATTCCATCCCGATCACTTCACGGTCCTCAGCACGACGCGGAAGGAGGTGCTGGAGAGCTCGAAGCGCGATCTGGGCTTCCATCTGCGGATGCTGCAGGCGATGGGGCTTGACGCCCGGGCGAAGAACAATATCCATATCGGCGGAGCCTACGGCAACAAGCGAGCGGCCGGAGAACGGTTCGTTCGCCACGCGGAGGCACTGCCGGAAGATCTGCTGCGGCGTCTGACGCTGGAAAATGACGACAAGACCTTCACGGCGGCGGAGACGCTGGCCGTCTGTGAGCGGGTTGGATTGCCAATGGTCCTCGACATTCATCATCATCAGGTAAATAATGAAGGCGAACCGCTGGAAGAGCTGTGGCCCCGCATCGCCAAGACTTGGCAGACGCCGTATGCCCAGGCCGACGCCCCGCCGGACGATCCGCTTCCGCCGAAGATTCATGTCTCCAGCCCGAAGAGCGAGAAGGATATCCGCGGTCATGCCGATGAAGTCGATGTTGGGCCGCTGCTTGATTTTCTGCGGGTGGCTGCCGCCCATACGCAGCGGCTGGACGTGATGATTGAGGCGAAGCACAAAGACAAGGCCCTGTTCAAGCTGATGGACGATCTCGCGGCATGCGAGGGAGAAGGGGTGGCGATCGCGGATCAGGCCAGCGTTCGAATCGAGCCGTAA
- a CDS encoding SGNH/GDSL hydrolase family protein encodes MFWSRPLLWWFRRSEEGGWRPSFLTGQHGLKMAVLLCYLVVASLLLSQAGTENTRATWVWETRWMAEAPADIVSFAQAQRINLIYLQIDQEQEAESYRRFIRMAREAGIQVHALEGKPEWAIPDRREEGVGFIRWVRDYNAAVPEEERFSGVHFDVEPYLLPGWKEEQARIVEEWTDSMDRWIREAREAGLFIAADVPFWLDKIPAPGEDASMSVWVQERFDAITIMAYRNHVNAIYDVAAADLSVGERLNRPVFVGVELGRTDEGESVSFHGQSEHYFDYHLRALERQGGRHPSFAGVAIHHLRAWYEMVYGAE; translated from the coding sequence TTGTTTTGGTCTAGACCGCTGCTGTGGTGGTTCCGCCGGAGCGAGGAAGGCGGTTGGCGGCCCTCGTTCCTTACCGGGCAGCACGGGCTGAAGATGGCCGTGTTGCTCTGCTATTTGGTGGTCGCTTCTCTGCTGCTCAGCCAGGCCGGAACGGAAAATACGCGGGCGACCTGGGTGTGGGAGACGCGGTGGATGGCGGAAGCGCCGGCCGATATCGTCTCCTTCGCGCAGGCGCAGCGAATCAATCTGATCTATCTTCAGATTGATCAGGAGCAGGAAGCCGAGTCTTACCGCCGCTTCATTCGCATGGCCCGCGAGGCCGGCATCCAGGTGCACGCCCTGGAAGGGAAGCCCGAGTGGGCCATCCCCGATCGCCGCGAGGAGGGCGTCGGCTTTATCCGCTGGGTCCGCGATTACAATGCGGCCGTGCCGGAGGAGGAGCGGTTCAGCGGCGTCCATTTCGATGTCGAGCCTTATCTCCTGCCGGGCTGGAAGGAGGAGCAGGCTCGTATTGTGGAGGAATGGACGGACAGCATGGACCGCTGGATTCGCGAGGCCCGGGAGGCGGGACTGTTCATCGCGGCCGATGTGCCCTTCTGGCTGGACAAGATTCCGGCGCCAGGGGAGGACGCCTCGATGAGCGTCTGGGTGCAGGAACGGTTCGACGCCATCACGATTATGGCGTACCGCAACCACGTCAATGCGATCTATGACGTGGCCGCCGCCGATCTGAGCGTCGGGGAGCGGCTGAACCGTCCGGTCTTCGTCGGCGTCGAGCTGGGCCGGACCGACGAAGGCGAGAGCGTATCGTTCCATGGCCAGTCCGAGCATTATTTTGATTACCATCTGCGGGCATTGGAGCGGCAGGGAGGGCGTCATCCGTCCTTTGCCGGCGTCGCCATCCATCATCTGCGGGCATGGTACGAAATGGTGTATGGAGCGGAGTGA
- a CDS encoding response regulator: MLNSVMKPEAASSVKEKVHRLCAKDSGCLGVILLHAQPFGSNWEAQAREWLSADRNLRFELMRDAAHDILAVLLPDCALDMTHYHALQLKMLLEQSHVGKPIVCAIAAPDNPAEAEALLFDRWSELKTMDGTAGIWILHDELEAPDAKKILIVDHDDSVREFLQIQLKLQGYEVHAATDAITALDMIRKEGYDLIVTELNLYGLNGLPFISQIQKMDLAKEPKIVILSEQRVGSTIEHCFQQGVSDYITKPFSPADLDARIRSCL; the protein is encoded by the coding sequence ATGCTGAACTCGGTAATGAAACCGGAAGCTGCATCGTCTGTCAAAGAAAAGGTCCATCGCTTGTGCGCCAAGGACAGCGGCTGTCTGGGGGTGATTCTTCTGCACGCCCAGCCGTTCGGTTCGAACTGGGAAGCGCAGGCGCGGGAGTGGCTCTCGGCTGACCGTAATCTCCGCTTCGAGCTGATGCGGGATGCGGCCCATGACATTCTGGCCGTCCTGCTGCCGGATTGCGCGCTCGACATGACCCACTATCATGCGCTGCAGCTGAAGATGCTGCTCGAGCAGAGTCATGTCGGCAAGCCGATCGTATGCGCGATAGCCGCGCCGGACAACCCGGCGGAAGCGGAAGCGCTCCTCTTCGACCGCTGGTCGGAGCTGAAGACGATGGACGGAACCGCAGGCATCTGGATCCTGCACGATGAACTGGAGGCGCCTGACGCGAAGAAAATTCTTATCGTCGACCATGACGACAGCGTGCGCGAGTTCCTGCAGATCCAGCTGAAGCTCCAGGGATATGAGGTGCACGCGGCGACCGACGCGATCACCGCCCTGGACATGATTCGGAAGGAAGGCTACGACCTCATCGTCACCGAGCTGAATTTGTACGGGTTGAACGGCTTGCCGTTCATTTCCCAGATTCAGAAGATGGACCTCGCCAAGGAGCCCAAAATCGTCATTTTGTCGGAGCAGCGCGTAGGAAGCACCATTGAGCACTGCTTCCAGCAGGGCGTCAGCGATTATATTACGAAGCCGTTCTCGCCGGCGGATTTGGACGCCAGAATCAGAAGCTGTTTGTAA
- the fabI gene encoding enoyl-ACP reductase FabI — protein sequence MTQLLAGKNIVVMGVANDRSIAWAIAQSLAAQGARLAFTYESERVEGRVRKLAETIPNSLVLPCNVTVDEDIEALASRLREEFGTLHGLVHSIAFAKTEELQGMYVDTSRAGFALAHDISAYSLVAVAQRLHPLMTEGGSIMTMTYLGAERAMKNYNVMGVAKAALEASVRYLANDLGQHNIRVNAISAGPIRTLAAKGISDFNSILKEVEEKAPLRRTTDAAEVGDTAMFLMSHLSRGITGEVIYVDGGFHIIGV from the coding sequence ATGACTCAATTATTGGCAGGTAAAAATATCGTCGTCATGGGCGTCGCGAACGATCGCAGCATCGCCTGGGCGATTGCGCAGTCTTTGGCCGCCCAGGGCGCAAGATTGGCATTTACATATGAGAGCGAACGGGTGGAAGGCCGCGTGCGGAAGCTGGCGGAGACGATTCCGAATTCGCTCGTTCTCCCTTGCAACGTGACTGTCGATGAAGACATTGAGGCGCTGGCAAGCCGGCTGCGGGAAGAATTCGGCACGCTGCACGGACTGGTGCACAGCATTGCCTTCGCGAAGACGGAGGAACTGCAAGGGATGTACGTCGACACGTCCCGCGCAGGCTTCGCCTTGGCGCATGACATCAGCGCTTATTCGCTCGTCGCGGTGGCTCAGCGCCTGCATCCGCTGATGACGGAAGGCGGCAGCATCATGACGATGACGTATCTGGGCGCTGAGCGCGCGATGAAGAATTACAACGTCATGGGCGTGGCGAAGGCGGCGCTAGAGGCGTCGGTACGCTATTTGGCGAATGATCTCGGACAACATAACATTCGCGTCAACGCGATCTCGGCCGGACCGATCCGCACATTGGCTGCGAAGGGCATCAGCGATTTCAACTCCATCCTCAAGGAAGTGGAAGAGAAGGCGCCGCTCCGCCGCACGACGGACGCCGCAGAGGTGGGCGATACCGCGATGTTCCTGATGAGCCATCTGTCGCGAGGCATCACGGGAGAAGTAATTTATGTAGACGGCGGTTTCCATATTATCGGAGTATAA
- a CDS encoding inositol monophosphatase family protein, translating into MNTKEKVPYIVSSKSHTAVAVNCAAKAGEWIKSKLGQFKSLHIKSSMHDLVTEVDKGAEQMIRKLILTHFPDHAILGEEGVEPGSDASKQAWEQVKNEEYVWVIDPLDGTTNYVHGFPFYSVSIALAHQGEVIVGVVYDPMRDELFVAEKGKGAYVHGRRMQVAPEKELSGSLIASGFPTERTRALPANLAGIQALAPQVRNIRTAGSAALHMAYVAAGRLTGFWELNLNAWDLAAGSLLIRESGGQITDTYGQPYHLGVRDVVASNGAIHDAFIGALEAAGAQG; encoded by the coding sequence TTGAATACGAAGGAAAAAGTTCCATACATCGTGTCCAGCAAAAGCCACACCGCGGTAGCGGTCAATTGCGCGGCGAAGGCGGGCGAATGGATCAAGAGCAAGCTTGGGCAGTTCAAGTCGCTTCATATAAAGTCATCCATGCATGACCTTGTTACGGAAGTGGACAAAGGCGCGGAGCAAATGATCCGCAAGCTGATATTGACCCATTTTCCGGACCATGCCATTCTGGGCGAAGAAGGGGTGGAGCCAGGCAGCGACGCTTCCAAGCAAGCCTGGGAACAGGTGAAGAACGAGGAGTATGTATGGGTTATCGATCCGCTGGACGGCACGACGAACTACGTCCACGGCTTCCCGTTCTATTCCGTCTCGATCGCGCTGGCCCATCAGGGCGAAGTTATCGTCGGCGTCGTCTATGACCCGATGCGCGACGAGTTGTTCGTCGCGGAGAAGGGCAAAGGCGCCTACGTGCACGGCCGCCGCATGCAGGTCGCTCCGGAGAAGGAATTGTCCGGCAGTCTGATAGCGAGCGGCTTCCCGACCGAGCGTACCCGCGCCCTGCCCGCCAACCTGGCGGGCATTCAGGCGCTGGCGCCGCAGGTGCGGAATATCCGCACGGCGGGCTCGGCTGCGCTGCACATGGCTTATGTCGCAGCCGGCAGGCTGACCGGATTCTGGGAGCTGAATCTGAATGCATGGGATTTGGCCGCAGGCAGTCTGCTCATTCGCGAATCCGGCGGACAGATTACCGATACGTACGGACAGCCGTATCATCTGGGCGTGCGCGATGTCGTCGCGAGCAACGGCGCCATCCATGACGCCTTCATCGGAGCGTTGGAGGCGGCGGGAGCGCAAGGGTAA
- a CDS encoding nucleotide sugar dehydrogenase has protein sequence MYAANLKHNIENQSSVVGVIGLGYVGLPLAVEMCKQGFRVIGIDLNPSKIASIRKGHSYIKDVSDETLQQCMDTGRFMATNEFEQIREMDAVSICVPTPLSENQDPDTSYITQVVDQLKQYMKKGTLITLESTTYPGTTEELIQREIEKLGYRAGEDFFLCFSPERVDPSNTKYNTFNTPKVIGGATPACLELGTALYSRVVMQVVPVSSTKVAEMSKLLENTFRSINIAFINEMAMMCDRMSIDIWEVIEAASTKPFGFMPFYPGPGIGGHCIPLDPMYLSWKAKGFRFYSKFIDIAQSINANMPYYVVEKTGRILNQSAKSLNHSKILILGMAYKPDIDDLRESPGLEVYELFKASGANVDYYDPHATHFVSKSGKMVRTIDYSLAEFANYDCMVLITNHQSFDYEQLADLGLPILDTRNAFKGIERPNIFKLGNSVQQIQSEWDQVVLV, from the coding sequence ATGTATGCCGCCAATTTGAAACACAACATCGAAAACCAATCGTCTGTCGTCGGAGTCATCGGTCTCGGATATGTCGGTCTGCCGCTTGCAGTCGAGATGTGCAAGCAAGGGTTCCGCGTCATCGGAATTGACCTGAATCCTTCCAAGATCGCCAGCATCCGCAAAGGGCACTCCTACATTAAAGACGTCAGCGATGAGACGCTGCAACAATGCATGGACACAGGACGGTTCATGGCTACGAACGAGTTCGAGCAGATCCGCGAGATGGATGCGGTCAGCATTTGCGTTCCGACGCCGCTGAGCGAGAATCAGGATCCGGACACGTCGTACATTACGCAAGTCGTGGATCAATTGAAGCAGTATATGAAGAAGGGGACCCTCATTACGCTGGAGAGCACGACGTATCCCGGCACGACGGAGGAGCTCATTCAACGGGAGATCGAGAAGCTCGGCTACCGCGCGGGAGAGGATTTCTTCCTCTGCTTCTCGCCGGAACGGGTCGATCCTTCCAATACGAAATACAATACGTTCAATACGCCGAAGGTCATCGGCGGGGCCACCCCGGCCTGCCTGGAGCTGGGGACCGCGCTCTACAGCCGCGTCGTCATGCAAGTCGTGCCGGTCTCGTCCACGAAGGTGGCCGAAATGTCGAAGCTGCTGGAGAACACGTTCCGCAGCATCAATATTGCCTTCATCAACGAGATGGCGATGATGTGCGACCGGATGAGCATCGACATCTGGGAAGTCATCGAGGCCGCTTCGACGAAGCCGTTCGGATTCATGCCGTTCTACCCGGGACCGGGCATCGGCGGCCATTGCATCCCGCTCGATCCGATGTATCTGTCCTGGAAGGCGAAGGGCTTCCGCTTCTACAGCAAATTCATCGATATTGCCCAATCAATTAACGCGAACATGCCGTATTATGTCGTCGAGAAGACCGGGCGGATTTTGAATCAGAGCGCCAAATCGCTCAATCATTCCAAAATCCTTATCCTTGGGATGGCATACAAGCCCGATATCGACGATCTGCGGGAATCGCCGGGACTGGAAGTGTACGAGCTGTTCAAGGCGAGCGGCGCCAATGTCGATTACTACGATCCGCACGCCACTCACTTCGTCAGCAAGTCGGGCAAAATGGTGCGCACCATCGACTACAGTCTGGCCGAGTTCGCGAATTATGACTGCATGGTGCTGATCACGAATCATCAGTCGTTCGACTATGAGCAGCTGGCGGATCTCGGGCTTCCGATTCTGGATACCCGCAACGCCTTCAAGGGCATTGAGCGGCCGAACATTTTCAAGCTGGGCAATTCGGTGCAGCAAATTCAGAGCGAGTGGGATCAGGTTGTTTTGGTCTAG